A single Anabas testudineus chromosome 10, fAnaTes1.2, whole genome shotgun sequence DNA region contains:
- the LOC113160179 gene encoding uncharacterized protein LOC113160179 produces MEFIEGSRGIYRPIRVLFETPIYDRVLQLCWHIRSYKSQMALMTELLRLQQENLIPSQVTTEDMINLILEKSKSTVRERLWEFELEDFDEEDAKPLLMLVWAVNVSNKMRDVEFEAQMLLRSPQALPPNFQHPKVLSVAQEYAQILREKKQEAPSFKLLCPQDVVMEVVPRVLQGFWVLPPRPLLNMPSLKLSKLSIGVTKAVLDGVSSGLPINNHQVTFSRSIRDDMVLSILTEIRQTHPHDILVNRIKSFAPVLLSEIAEVAVRQVCGMFQPQSPKVSAHLTPAAEPPVTIQVQDDFSLPVTEEKPTPSPETDSAAVQTASMTPEPAEPEYITEGEARDNTGAPDSAVVSGPPTPPAETSCITEVQIRENEPEEANLNNSLKPNSAVAPASLGPLIPPPCRMVNTPVQDSLTINLVEPAPPAPVPKTNFAVVTRPPTPWTLPTETLSIGDVQDKEDINENSILEEDSKPTRATNSAEDLTSLTLLSLPPEPVVIATYQSEVKRSNKNKTLGFFHWLRTSLCCCFAVSDTDT; encoded by the exons ATGGAGTTTATTGAAGGAAGTAGAGGAATCTACAGACCCATCAGG GTGTTGTTTGAGACACCCATATATGATCGGgttctgcagctctgctggCATATTAGAAGCTACAAGTCTCAG ATGGCTCTGATGACGGAGCTACTAAGACTACAACAGGAAAACCTGATCCCATCTCAGGTGACTACTGAAGACATGATCAACCTGATTTTAGAGAAAAGCAAAAGTACAGTGAGAGAACG TCTTTGGGAGTTTGAACTGGAGGATTTTGATGAGGAGGATGCCAAGCCACTTCTCATGCTG GTGTGGGCAGTAAACGTCAGCAACAAAATGAGGGATGTTGAGTTTGAAGCCCAGATGCTCCTCAGGTCCCCACAGGCCTTACCTCCTAATTTCCA ACATCCTAAAGTCCTCAGTGTGGCACAAGAATATGCTCAGATCctgagagagaagaagcaggAAGCACCGAGCTTCAAGCTGCTCTGTCCACAAGACGTGGTGATGGAAGTGGTTCCCAGAGTCCTGCAGGGCTTCTGGGTGCTCCCTCCCCGTCCCCTCTTAAATATGCCTTCCCTGAAGCTCAGTAAACTGTCCATCGGGGTTACAAAGGCTGTTTTGGATGGGGTCTCCAGTGGTCTCCCCATCAACAACCATCAGGTCACCTTCTCTCGCTCCATCAGAGATGACATGGTGCTGTCTATCCTGACAGAGATCAGACAGACTCACCCACATGACATCCTTGTGAACAGGATCAAGAGCTTTGCACCGGTGCTGCTGAGTGAAATTGCTGAAGTTGCAGTGAGACAGGTTTGTGGGATGTTTCAGCCTCAGAGCCCTAAAGTGTCAGCTCATCTGACACCCGCTGCTGAACCTCCTGTCACCATTCAAGTCCAGGATGACTTCAGTCTGCCTGTGACTGAGGAGAAGCCAACACCCAGCCCAGAGACAGACTCTGCTGCGGTGCAGACAGCTTCTATGACACCTGAACCTGCAGAACCTGAATACATTACGGAGGGTGAGGCCAGGGACAACACCGGAGCACCAGACTCTGCTGTGGTTTCAGGTCCTCCAACACCCCCTGCTGAAACTTCATGTATTACTGAGGTTCAGATCAGAGAGAATGAACCTGAAGAAGCTAACCTCAACAACAGTCTCAAACCAAACAGTGCTGTGGCTCCAGCTTCTCTGGGACCTCTGATTCCACCTCCTTGTCGAATGGTTAATACTCCAGTGCAGGACAGCTTGACCATTAACCTGGTTGAACCAGCGCCTCCAGCTCCAGTTCCAAAGACAAACTTTGCAGTTGTGACTCGCCCACCAACTCCTTGGACACTCCCTACAGAAACTCTTTCCATTGGTGATGTCCAGGATAAAGAGGATATAAATGAAAACTCAATTCTAGAAGAAGACTCCAAACCCACCAGAGCAACAAACTCTGCAGAGGATCTAACTTCACTGACTCTTTTGAGCCTTCCCCCTGAACCTGTTGTCATCGCTACGTATCAGTCAGAAGTCAAGAGGAGCAACAAGAACAAGACACTGGGCTTCTTCCACTGGCTCCGTacatcactgtgctgctgttttgctgtcagCGATACAGATACTTGA